The following are from one region of the Mustela lutreola isolate mMusLut2 chromosome 7, mMusLut2.pri, whole genome shotgun sequence genome:
- the PGF gene encoding placenta growth factor isoform X1 — MPAMRLFTCFLQLLAGLALPAVPPQQWALSAGNGSSEVEVVPFQEVWGRSYCRALEKLVDIVSEYPSEVEYIFSPSCVSLMRCTGCCGDENLHCVPIETVNVTMQVLKIRAKTRPSYVELTFSQHIRCECRPLWEKMKPERRRPKGRGKRKREKQRPTDCHLCGHTVPRR, encoded by the exons ATGCCTGCCATGAGGCTGTTCACTTGCTTCCTGCAGCTCCTGGCTGGGCTGGCACTGCCCGCTGTGCCCCCCCAG CAGTGGGCCTTGTCTGCTGGGAATGGCTCATCGGAGGTGGAAG TGGTGCCCTTCCAGGAAGTGTGGGGCCGCAGCTACTGCCGGGCACTGGAGAAACTGGTGGACATCGTGTCGGAGTACCCCAGCGAGGTGGAGTACATCTTCAGCCCGTCCTGCGTCTCCCTGATGCGCTGCACAGGCTGCTGCGGCGACGAGAACCTGCACTGTGTGCCCATAGAGACCGTCAATGTCACCATGCAG GTCCTGAAGATCCGCGCTAAGACCCGGCCCTCCTACGTGGAGCTGACATTCTCTCAGCACATCCGCTGCGAGTGCAG GCCTCTATGGGAGAAGATGAAGCCAGAAAG GAGGAGACCCAAgggcagggggaagaggaagagagagaagcagagacccACAGACTGCCACCT GTGCGGCCATACTGTTCCCCGGAGGTAA
- the PGF gene encoding placenta growth factor isoform X2 encodes MPAMRLFTCFLQLLAGLALPAVPPQQWALSAGNGSSEVEVVPFQEVWGRSYCRALEKLVDIVSEYPSEVEYIFSPSCVSLMRCTGCCGDENLHCVPIETVNVTMQVLKIRAKTRPSYVELTFSQHIRCECRPLWEKMKPERCGHTVPRR; translated from the exons ATGCCTGCCATGAGGCTGTTCACTTGCTTCCTGCAGCTCCTGGCTGGGCTGGCACTGCCCGCTGTGCCCCCCCAG CAGTGGGCCTTGTCTGCTGGGAATGGCTCATCGGAGGTGGAAG TGGTGCCCTTCCAGGAAGTGTGGGGCCGCAGCTACTGCCGGGCACTGGAGAAACTGGTGGACATCGTGTCGGAGTACCCCAGCGAGGTGGAGTACATCTTCAGCCCGTCCTGCGTCTCCCTGATGCGCTGCACAGGCTGCTGCGGCGACGAGAACCTGCACTGTGTGCCCATAGAGACCGTCAATGTCACCATGCAG GTCCTGAAGATCCGCGCTAAGACCCGGCCCTCCTACGTGGAGCTGACATTCTCTCAGCACATCCGCTGCGAGTGCAG GCCTCTATGGGAGAAGATGAAGCCAGAAAG GTGCGGCCATACTGTTCCCCGGAGGTAA